A window of the Mesotoga prima MesG1.Ag.4.2 genome harbors these coding sequences:
- a CDS encoding DUF4097 family beta strand repeat-containing protein, with amino-acid sequence MMRTCGSKGLAVAGLLLGIGLLLIGIAVILRPEIARFGMSSDWSITGIKFTRSFTETITENTKFIEVETINGKVAVTGWDKDYIEILVEQSIWVSNEDLEDKYLKKTTPVISIEEGKLMIVTPVLQKTNELRGQGASIYLSVPKKHLEDIKVRTSNGAMTFKSIAASISGRSSNGGLELISASGAVTLETSNAPIFVEDSAGTMELRSTNGSFNGRRISGSFVIETSNAPVTIEDGDLNLSVSTTNGAITITESTLFGSENYLKTSNARILCDALLPETGVFEIMTTNGQVNLLVDDSLKAEFDASTTNGSVNLKDLMVAVTSSTSTSMKGNLNGGNGLLITLKTSNSNIMIENRRSDD; translated from the coding sequence ATGATGAGAACTTGTGGAAGCAAGGGTTTGGCAGTCGCAGGTTTACTGCTTGGAATAGGGCTTCTGCTTATTGGTATAGCTGTAATCCTTCGTCCCGAAATAGCGAGATTCGGTATGTCTTCCGACTGGTCGATCACCGGAATAAAATTCACCAGAAGTTTCACGGAGACAATTACCGAGAACACTAAGTTTATCGAAGTTGAAACGATAAACGGCAAGGTCGCGGTGACAGGTTGGGACAAAGACTACATAGAGATACTTGTCGAGCAATCGATTTGGGTTTCGAATGAAGACCTTGAAGATAAGTACCTTAAGAAAACGACTCCAGTTATTAGTATTGAAGAAGGGAAACTGATGATAGTTACTCCCGTACTTCAGAAAACAAATGAACTGAGAGGTCAGGGAGCCTCGATATATTTGAGTGTCCCGAAAAAGCATCTCGAAGACATAAAAGTAAGAACCAGTAACGGTGCAATGACTTTCAAGTCGATCGCAGCTTCTATAAGTGGCAGAAGCAGCAACGGAGGTCTGGAATTGATCTCCGCCTCGGGAGCTGTCACGCTTGAGACATCCAATGCGCCCATTTTTGTTGAAGATTCAGCTGGGACAATGGAACTTAGATCTACTAACGGATCGTTCAACGGAAGAAGAATTAGCGGAAGTTTTGTGATCGAAACAAGCAATGCGCCAGTTACAATCGAAGATGGAGATCTGAACCTTTCGGTAAGTACTACAAATGGCGCCATCACAATCACCGAGAGCACTCTCTTTGGCAGCGAAAATTACTTGAAAACTTCCAACGCAAGAATACTATGCGACGCCCTTCTGCCCGAAACAGGTGTTTTCGAAATAATGACCACTAACGGACAAGTGAACCTCTTAGTAGATGACTCTCTGAAGGCTGAGTTTGACGCATCGACAACAAATGGCAGTGTGAACTTGAAGGATCTTATGGTAGCCGTAACCAGCTCAACTTCT